The following coding sequences lie in one Musa acuminata AAA Group cultivar baxijiao chromosome BXJ1-8, Cavendish_Baxijiao_AAA, whole genome shotgun sequence genomic window:
- the LOC135581242 gene encoding magnesium transporter MRS2-A, chloroplastic-like isoform X3 produces MYTKKINRRQLLKSSGLRPRDVRSVDPSLWLMNSMPSLLVREQAILLNLGTLRAIAMHECVLIFDYNRKGGKAFLKSLLPRLNPRNMNVGCAMPFALEVVEAALLSRIQRLEQKLMEVEPRVASLLEVLPNRLTADVLEQLRLSKQTLVELGSKAGALKQMLLDLLEDPHEIRRICIMGRNCTVRRGTSYMECSVPLDKQTAEEEEEEIEMLLENYLQRCESCHGQAERLLDSAKEMEDSIAVNLSSRRLEVSRVELLLQVGAFCVSVGALVAGIFGMNLKSYLEEKVCAFWLTTAGIIIGAVAAFFVVYSYLKSRRIF; encoded by the exons ATGTACACGAAAAAGATCAATCGGAGACAACTCTTGAAGTCAAGTG GTCTTCGCCCGAGGGATGTCAGGAGTGTTGACCCATCATTATGGTTGATGAATTCAATGCCTTCTTTGCTG GTAAGGGAGCAGGCTATATTGTTGAACCTTGGTACTTTACGAGCGATTGCTATGCATGAATGTGTTCTTATATTTGATTACAACCG AAAAGGTGGCAAAGCCTTTCTGAAGTCATTGTTGCCTCGCTTGAATCCTAGAAACATGAATGTAGGTTGTGCCATGCCTTTTGCACTTGAG GTCGTTGAAGCTGCATTATTGTCTCGAATACAACGATTGGAGCAGAAATTAATGGAGGTTGAACCTCGT GTGGCTTCATTACTTGAAGTTCTGCCCAATAGATTAACAGCTGATGTGTTGGAGCAGCTTCGTCTTAGTAAACAGACCTTG GTTGAGCTAGGCTCAAAGGCGGGAGCTCTAAAACAGATGCTGCTCGATCTTCTTGAGGATCCCCATGAAATTCGCCGCATTTGTATAATGGGTCGCAACTGTACAGTTCGGCGTGGAACCAGTTACATGGAATGCTCCGTTCCATTAGACAAGCAGACTGCTGAAG aagaagaagaagaaattgaaaTGCTCTTGGAGAATTATCTTCAAAG ATGTGAATCCTGCCATGGTCAAGCTGAAAGACTTCTTGATTCTGCAAAAGAAATGGAAGACTCAATTGCTGTGAACTTAAG CTCCCGTCGACTAGAGGTTAGTCGAGTGGAGCTACTTCTCCAGGTTGGCGCATTCTGTGTTTCGGTTGGTGCTTTAGTAGCAG GAATATTTGGCATGAACTTGAAATCCTACCTTGAGGAGAAAGTG TGTGCATTTTGGCTGACAACGGCG